The segment CGACGGCAAAGTCCAGTTCCGAAAAATCCCCGTCCCTCCCAACCGTTACACCCCTCTCAAGAAAGCGTGGCTAGACATCTACACGCCCGTCTACGACCAGATGAAGGTCGACATCAGGATGAACCTCAAGTCCCGCAAAGTCGAGCTCAAGACGCGAGCCGACACCCCCGACGTCAGCAACCTCCAGAAGTCCGCCGACTTTGTCCACGCGTTCATGCTCGGGTTCGACATCCCCGACGCCGTGGCGCTGCTGAGGATGGACGAGCTTTACGTGGAGTCGTTTGAGATCAAAGACGTGAAGACGTTGAAAGGGGAGCATCTGTCGAGGGCGATTGGGAGGTTGTCGGGGAAAGGAGGGAAGACTAGGTTTGCGATTGAGAACTCGACCAAGACGAGGATTGTGATTGCGGATACGAGGATTCATATATTGGGTGCTTTTACTAATATTAAGGTTGCGAGGAGCTCTCTTTGCAGTCTTATTATGGGTTCCCCTGCTGGCAAGGTTTACTCCAAGCTTAGAAACGTCTCTGCTAGATTATCTGAATAGGGTTTCTGATGATAATCTCGTTTTGTGGGAATGTTTACTTGAATTTTGTTTGAGCTGTCATATCACTTGTATTGGCATTAAAAATACAATCCTTTTCATgagttttctaaaatatacaaTCTTTTCATAAGTTCTCATTCATACTATTAATCTCAAATCCTCAACAATTTAGATGGATCATACTCATACTTTTGATGATAGATTATTAAAGGGAGTAGAATGTATTGACGACATTGTTTTGCAGTTTACGCCTTTCCTATGTTTTCTTAAGAATAGCTActgaaaatacaaataaaaacccCAGCCGcttgttgttttttttggtttcagtcGCCAAAGAGAAACCTAGCAACTTGTTCTACGTTGCTGCCTTGAAACAAATCTTAGTGTGCTTCTACCACTGCTTCCTTGGGAGAAGACTAACTCCACAAGCTTAGCAATCTTGGCTTCAAATCAGGCCCCTGTGTGTCACATGATTATCAAAGAGAATTCGGtcaaaaaaatcatgaactttACACGAATTGCCAAAATAAACATGTACTCGAGCCTGGCCAATAAAATCCTAAACTTTCGTTgacttttttagtttattaagaAACTGACGATTGTCTGACCAAAATAACAAACCGTTAACCGACAGTTAAAACTGTGTTAACCCACCGTTAAATACTACCGTTtagtgaaacgacgtcgtttcattcaGTTCTTTTGTTTAagacaaaatcttaaaattgttGTTGGTTGGCCCCGAACCCACACACTCTTGGATTTAAGGGAGGGGAATTTAGCCACTGGGCTAGTGagagtttttgaaatattagatacaaatttctttttattgatcaaaagaCGTGGATGattgaaagaaaacaaaacataaccCTAATTTCtcataaactcaaaaaattctctaaattttttgaaaaatctttaaatttccaaaaattgaaaaataattatttttttgtaaatttaattttgaaattaaaaataaactttttctttttaaaaaaaaacaaaaatcttccaaaattttcttataaaaaaaatccaaaatttttaaaaaatcaaagaaaatgcTTATTAAGTTACAATTATGagctaaaaattaaatattttaaaaagttaaaaattttggaagatttttttttaatagaaaagtaattattttagtttcaaaattaattttataaaaaaaatatttattttttcaattttttaatttaattttaaaaattgaaaattttggaagatttttgttttcttaaagaaaaataattattttaatttcaaaattaattttctaaaaaaattatttattttttcaatttttaatataattttagaaaatgaattttttggaaatgttttgattatttaaagaaaaaaaatatttctaagttaaattttttttacaacatctttatttttcaatattttgtaattttaaagatcttttatgtttttagagAACTTTTTATATCCAGTGAGTACCAAATAAAGTTAAATGTGTTTGGAACTATATTGAAAACGCCTTTAGCCCAGTGATTAAATACATTATCATTTCAGCCAAGCAACCCGAGTTTGAATCCAGGGTtctacttgtttttattttcagatgtaaaacaaaaacgacgtcgtttcagtTTTAACGGAAAAATGAACGACGTCATTTCAGTTTTAACGGAACAATGAACGACAGTCAATTTTTTCTATTAAGTTTGCTAACGGCGTGATAAATTGGCAAGTCAATAAAGacattgtcaataaattttaaaatcaatgaaaagtttggtattttttttACCAGTCCAAAAGTTCAGGTTTATTTTggcaattcgtgcaaagttCGTGATTTTTTTTGGCTGAATTCACGATTATCAAAGGAATAAAAAGAAGTGATACTAAAGACGGTCATTTGGAACTTCAGATGCACCGGTGCTAACGTAGGCTGGTCCTTTAAAAGAAACAAGGCCAGGCCCATAAATGTGATACTAAAGACGGGCTAACGTGAGCTGGTCCATTAAAAGAAACAAGGCCAGGCCCACTAATGGAAACAAAATCGCGCGAATTAAATATGAATTAATACCAAAAAGATGATCCTTAAACTGTTGCTAAATACACGATCACTACAACCTCCTCCCATTGCCTATCGCGATCTAAGATCATAGTATTTATCAATTCATTAAATTAAATAGCATAAAGTTAAGTCTCCAAaagttctcttcctcttctcacTACTATCAAGTCTTCATCGTCTCTTATTGTCTCGCCCTCCCCTTCTCCCCCCTCTCAGAGTCTGTGACTATCATCAGATCCGCCGAGCCTTTCTTTCCCTGGAATCTAAACCAAAGAACCTCTTGATCGATCGATTTCGCAAACCCTAGCTTTCGTTGATCTGAGATCTAGCCCTAATCCACCATGGCGTCGTCACCTGGTAACACAAACCCTAACAATCCTCCACCGTTCGATATCATCGGTATACTCTTCAAACCCTCATCGAGCCCTTTCCCGACGCCGCCGGCGTCTTACCCTCCCCCCGCAGGTCCGTTCCTTCACAACCAGTACAATCATCATCAGCAGCAGCCCTacgctcctcctcctccgccgcaaCAACAACAGCAAGAGGTCGTGCCTTCCTCCGCGACTAACCTCCACCAACAGAGATCACTCCCTTTCCCCTCGCCGCCTCTTAATCTCCAGTCGCCGCGCACCAATCACAACCCCGGAACGCACATCCTGGCTCTCCTCAACAATAATAGCAACGGCGGTGGAGGCGGCGCCGTAGATCCGCCGAATCAGCTGAATCAGAACGAGATCCGGTCGTTTCCTTCGGGTCCTCTTCGTGTCCCGAGCTGTAAGCTTCCCAGGGGGAGGCGGTTGAGCGGGGAGCACGCGGCGTACGATGTTGACGTGAGGTTACACGGCGAGATTCAGCCGCAGCTAGAGGTGACTCCGATTACTAAATACGGGTCGGATCCTCAGCTGGTAGTGGGTCGCCAGATCGCTGTGAACAAGATCTACATTTGCTATGGATTGAAAGGAGGAAACATTCGTGTTCTTAATATTAACACCGCTTTAAGAGCTTTGTTCCGAGGCCATTCTCAGGTtgcctttttaaaaaataaaattgttcaATCTTTCCATTGCTTTGTTTAAGTGTATACAATATGGTTTGACTCGTGTTTGTATATGTGTTGTACAGAGAGTGACAGATATGGCCTTCTTTGCTCAAGATGTTCATCTCTTGGCTAGGTATAgtcttctatttttttaaaaaaatttgcgCCTTATGTTCTCCTTAAGCCCTTACCGTTTCATTCATGT is part of the Raphanus sativus cultivar WK10039 chromosome 5, ASM80110v3, whole genome shotgun sequence genome and harbors:
- the LOC108836512 gene encoding uncharacterized protein LOC108836512 translates to MAETTTQMEVEIATTEPAASLPTKPIFKPLKAHEMSDGKVQFRKIPVPPNRYTPLKKAWLDIYTPVYDQMKVDIRMNLKSRKVELKTRADTPDVSNLQKSADFVHAFMLGFDIPDAVALLRMDELYVESFEIKDVKTLKGEHLSRAIGRLSGKGGKTRFAIENSTKTRIVIADTRIHILGAFTNIKVARSSLCSLIMGSPAGKVYSKLRNVSARLSE